The Methanoculleus marisnigri JR1 genome window below encodes:
- a CDS encoding ROK family protein — MTTVIAVDLGGTNLRAALVGSDATLLAHDAVPTPTAGASGEVITAAIAARVETLLASPQGREAAAIGVASAGPLDPARGWVVDSPNIAFPVVEIVEPLRERFGLPVALINDARAGVLGERWAGAARGSDNVVYITLSTGIGGGAVVNGRLLLGMSGNAGEIGHIPVDTRYNLVCGCGFAGHWEAYASAKNIPGFFAAWRDAADVRDAAFDPSSTRAIFTAARAEDPVALAFMEALGEMNARGVSSVIVAYNPEVIVFDGPLARYYGDIVIRQMEPFIDRYLALPRLVVSDLAGQAPLLGAAAYALEAR, encoded by the coding sequence ATGACGACCGTGATTGCCGTTGACCTCGGCGGAACCAACCTCCGCGCCGCCCTGGTAGGCTCCGACGCGACCCTGCTCGCCCACGACGCCGTCCCGACGCCGACTGCAGGAGCATCCGGGGAGGTGATCACCGCCGCGATCGCCGCCCGGGTGGAAACCCTCCTCGCGTCGCCGCAGGGGCGGGAGGCCGCGGCCATCGGCGTCGCGTCGGCCGGTCCGCTGGACCCCGCCCGTGGGTGGGTCGTCGACTCCCCAAACATCGCCTTCCCGGTCGTGGAGATCGTCGAACCGCTCCGGGAGCGGTTCGGGCTGCCGGTCGCCCTGATCAACGACGCCCGGGCCGGCGTCCTCGGCGAACGATGGGCGGGCGCCGCCCGCGGCTCCGATAACGTCGTCTACATCACCCTCTCGACCGGCATCGGCGGGGGCGCGGTGGTGAACGGCCGCCTGCTCCTCGGGATGAGCGGGAACGCCGGGGAGATCGGGCATATCCCCGTCGATACCCGCTACAACCTCGTCTGCGGGTGCGGGTTTGCCGGCCACTGGGAGGCCTACGCCTCTGCAAAGAACATCCCCGGGTTCTTCGCGGCGTGGCGGGATGCGGCCGACGTCCGGGATGCGGCCTTCGACCCCTCCTCAACCCGGGCGATCTTTACGGCGGCCAGGGCGGAGGACCCGGTCGCCCTCGCCTTCATGGAGGCGCTCGGGGAGATGAACGCCCGGGGGGTCTCCAGCGTCATCGTCGCCTACAACCCCGAGGTGATCGTCTTCGACGGACCGCTCGCCCGGTACTACGGAGATATCGTGATCCGGCAGATGGAACCGTTCATCGACCGCTACCTCGCCCTTCCCCGGCTTGTCGTATCGGATCTCGCAGGGCAGGCGCCGCTTCTCGGGGCGGCGGCATACGCGCTCGAGGCGCGGTGA
- a CDS encoding FeoA family protein — MEKTLLELEPGMQGAIARFIGNPGFIRKLRTIGIREGKNLTVVTRHPLGGPVVIEVDGREVTLGRGMAVRVVVDVAA, encoded by the coding sequence ATGGAGAAGACGCTGCTTGAACTGGAACCGGGCATGCAGGGAGCCATCGCCCGATTTATCGGGAATCCGGGCTTTATCCGGAAACTCAGAACCATCGGAATCAGGGAAGGCAAGAACCTCACTGTCGTCACCCGTCACCCCCTCGGCGGTCCGGTGGTGATCGAAGTGGATGGCCGGGAAGTGACGCTCGGCCGCGGAATGGCCGTAAGGGTCGTCGTGGACGTTGCCGCATGA